From Microcystis aeruginosa NIES-2549, a single genomic window includes:
- a CDS encoding sulfotransferase family 2 domain-containing protein translates to MPVMPAFANQKIEFTDILYIHYYVGEQVKLLRQRYFGNVVFIHINKTGGRSIEKSLNLPFEHKTALEKIDEMGKQRWERVYKFTSVRNPWDKVISHFHYRVETNQTNLRTKPIKFKEWVKLTYGNKDPFYYDSPKMFMPQLDWITDHEGKILVDFICRFENLNNDFSVLCEKLGKNATLPHINSSKHGNYREYYDDDTIEIIAKSFSRDIEKFGYKF, encoded by the coding sequence ATGCCAGTAATGCCAGCCTTTGCTAATCAGAAAATAGAGTTTACAGATATACTATATATTCACTATTATGTCGGTGAACAAGTTAAACTTTTGCGTCAACGCTATTTTGGCAATGTTGTCTTTATTCATATTAATAAGACAGGTGGCAGAAGTATTGAGAAATCTCTAAATTTACCTTTTGAGCATAAAACTGCTTTAGAAAAAATTGACGAAATGGGCAAACAAAGGTGGGAGCGAGTATATAAATTTACAAGTGTTAGAAATCCTTGGGACAAAGTTATTTCTCACTTTCATTATCGTGTTGAAACCAATCAGACAAATTTAAGGACAAAACCAATAAAATTTAAAGAGTGGGTTAAGTTGACCTACGGGAATAAAGATCCTTTCTATTATGACAGCCCTAAAATGTTTATGCCTCAGTTGGATTGGATTACAGATCATGAAGGTAAAATTTTAGTAGATTTTATTTGCCGTTTTGAAAATCTTAATAACGACTTCAGTGTCCTATGTGAAAAACTTGGTAAAAATGCGACTTTACCTCATATTAATTCCTCAAAACATGGCAACTACCGTGAATATTACGATGATGATACTATTGAGATTATCGCAAAATCCTTTAGCAGAGATATAGAGAAATTTGGCTATAAATTTTGA
- a CDS encoding non-ribosomal peptide synthetase, which produces MKALANHKIVITATFTSEPVEDSLSYWLKKIGFPYSIEFAQYNQVFQELLNPASLLATNQNGVNVILVRFEDWEGSKNKAELTLEQTLRDFGNALKTATMRSPIPYLVCVCPPSPTHDTTFNSLHEKLQEQLDRDLQNIPSIYLIKSQALLKTYPVQEYYDPYGEELGNIPYTLAFFAALGTILARKILALINSPYKVIVLDCDNTLWHGVCGEDGVKGVKIDAPFRALQEFIIAQQAAGKLICLCSKNQPEDVFAVFEGHPDMLLKENHLVNWRINWQEKSQNLQSLAEELQLGLDSFIFIDDNPVECAEVRANCPEVLTLQLPENCDHIPKFLEHIWAFDQLKTTQEDRQRTNLYQQNIQRQNLQKYSLSFEDFLGQLNLEIEISPMQTEELTRVAQLTQRTNQFNLTTIRRSESQIQKLCGLGELDCRVVKVKDRFGDYGLVGLLLFTAQEKSLIVDTFLLSCRVLGRGVEHKMLAYLGTIAQQKGLEQLKLIYKPTPKNQPIWDFLRTVGQEFQQEKEERYLFNFPSYIASKVNFTPLGDEHKIATKNSSKTVKRIIRSEFFEEIGNNLYDAQLILRKINSQNQRQRTQLDTEFIASRTPLEKVIASLFAEVLKLDRVGRDDDFFELGGDSIRGAILINKLQAQLNEIIHFIVLFDRKTVKELARYIEEHYPKAVTKILGKERTEINNLPQERIAEAKVLQMRSLIPALSSPIDDDNSKNPPAIFILSPYRSGSTLLRVILGGNPQLFAPPELELLGFNTLGERKAKFSGRYNFWMEGTIRTIMEIKGCNAEKAIAIMEELEEKNLTSKQFYRLLQGWLGDKILVDKTPSYSLDLETLKRAEINFDNPLYIHLVRHPLGMINSYEEAKIEQIFPYQNPFNNRELAELVWLISHQNICEFLQQVSPQRQYQVKFEDIVKQPQKTLESLCQFLGVEFNPDMLQPYQEKKQRMTDGIYAESRMLGDVKFHQHQSINPNTIEQWKDYYNTDFLGNVTWQLAESFGYPKNNNNIPQISRENPAEPQTFPVSFAQQRLWILAQLEPDSPFYNMFKAVHLQGRINIEILERSLNEIVHRHEILRTNFKEVTETPVQVIAPRATLKISVVDLQGLSGQEQSQQLQLLATEDQLQPFDLTTGILLRVTLVQLKSESSALLLTMHHIISDGWSMGVLLKELSSLYQGFLLDDGSVLSELPIQYADFTIWQRQWLQGETQGFITIQNQINYWKQQLAAAPPLLELPTDRPRPSVQTFRGGCFSFQLDAKLTASLKELSHKSATTLFMTLMAAYVTLLFRYSGQDDILVGTPIANRNYQELEGLIGFFVNTLVMRTRLEGNPSFEELLRQVRSVCTNAYANQDVPFEQIIETLQIERSLSHSPLFQVMFVLQNVAMEELENPELKISHLPLDNVNAKFDITLQMWETNTEEGNSLQGFWQYNTDLFDQNTIARMTGHFQTLLETIVTNPQESVGTLPLLTKKERYQLLLEWNNTDTPYSYTQCIHQLFEEQVKRTPDAVAVVFKGEKLTYNELNHRANQLAHYLQSLGVKPDQLVGICLERSLEMIVGLLGILKAGAAYVPLDPEYPIERLSFMLEDAQLSVLLTQQKLGETLPQHQAQIIYLDTDWEKIAENSHSNLENRVTPDNLAYVIYTSGSTGKPKGVLVNHSNVVRLFAATDAWYNFSSQDVWTLFHSYAFDFSVWEMWGALLYGGRLVVVPYLITRSPEAFYQLLCQEKVTILNQTPTAFRQLIQAEESLKGSFPPLSRGVRGDRSSTTDNDLSLRLVIFGGEALEINSLQPWFQRHGDQCPQLVNMYGITETTVHVTYRPLSMTDLDSTASVIGRPIPDLQVYLLDQHLQLVPVGVPGEMYVGGAGVTKGYLNRPELTTERFISSPFEKDEVIPPTPLNKGGNEPSKLYKTGDLARYLPKGELEYLGRIDNQVKIRGFRIELGEIEALLASHPQIWETVVIVRDDTTGDKRLVAYIVPQSEKIITINEIRQFLKAKLPSYMIPNAFVILDALPLTANGKIDRRALPPPESSSEPSEKYVAPRNPIEDILVTVWSEVLKVEKVGINDNFFELGGHSLLATKLVAQIRNRLKVELPLRQLFNSATLAELAQGIEQLKQEKSAPIVPAILPRKRK; this is translated from the coding sequence ATGAAAGCCCTTGCTAATCATAAAATCGTTATTACAGCTACATTTACCAGTGAACCAGTGGAGGATTCCCTGTCATATTGGCTCAAAAAAATAGGATTTCCTTATTCAATAGAATTTGCTCAGTACAATCAAGTCTTTCAAGAATTACTCAATCCTGCTAGTCTTTTAGCGACTAATCAAAATGGGGTTAATGTGATTCTGGTTAGGTTTGAAGACTGGGAAGGAAGTAAAAACAAGGCCGAATTGACCTTAGAGCAAACCCTTAGAGACTTTGGTAATGCCTTGAAAACGGCGACAATGCGCTCACCAATTCCCTATTTAGTCTGTGTCTGTCCCCCCTCTCCAACCCATGATACAACGTTCAATAGTTTACATGAGAAATTACAAGAACAATTAGACCGTGATCTCCAGAATATCCCTAGCATATATCTAATTAAAAGTCAAGCATTACTCAAGACTTATCCTGTACAAGAGTATTATGATCCTTATGGAGAAGAACTAGGAAATATTCCCTATACCTTGGCTTTTTTTGCGGCTTTGGGGACAATATTAGCGCGAAAAATCTTAGCCTTGATAAACTCTCCTTACAAAGTGATTGTCCTTGACTGCGACAATACATTATGGCATGGGGTTTGTGGAGAAGATGGAGTTAAGGGAGTGAAAATTGATGCTCCATTTCGAGCTTTACAAGAATTTATCATCGCACAGCAAGCAGCAGGAAAGTTAATCTGTTTATGTAGTAAGAATCAACCAGAGGATGTCTTTGCCGTTTTTGAAGGACATCCCGATATGTTGCTTAAGGAAAATCATTTAGTAAATTGGCGCATTAACTGGCAAGAAAAATCTCAGAATTTGCAGTCCTTAGCGGAGGAATTACAACTAGGATTAGATAGCTTTATTTTTATTGATGATAATCCGGTTGAGTGTGCGGAAGTTAGAGCAAACTGTCCAGAAGTTTTGACATTACAACTTCCTGAAAATTGCGATCATATTCCAAAATTTTTAGAACATATTTGGGCTTTTGATCAACTCAAAACCACTCAAGAAGACCGACAAAGAACTAATCTTTATCAACAGAATATTCAGCGTCAGAATTTACAAAAATATTCCCTTTCTTTTGAGGATTTTCTCGGCCAACTCAACTTAGAAATAGAGATTTCCCCGATGCAAACGGAGGAATTGACGCGAGTTGCCCAACTTACTCAACGTACTAACCAATTTAACTTAACAACTATCCGACGCTCAGAATCCCAAATTCAAAAACTTTGTGGTCTAGGGGAATTAGACTGTCGAGTGGTTAAAGTAAAAGATCGTTTTGGGGATTATGGTTTAGTTGGTTTGCTATTATTTACTGCTCAAGAAAAATCCCTGATTGTCGATACATTTTTGCTCAGTTGTCGAGTATTGGGTCGCGGTGTAGAACATAAAATGTTAGCTTATTTGGGTACAATTGCTCAACAAAAAGGGTTAGAACAACTCAAACTTATTTATAAACCTACCCCCAAAAATCAACCAATTTGGGATTTTTTAAGGACTGTTGGTCAAGAATTTCAGCAGGAAAAAGAGGAGAGATATTTATTTAATTTTCCTAGTTATATTGCGTCTAAAGTTAATTTCACTCCTCTCGGTGATGAACATAAAATAGCTACTAAAAATTCATCTAAAACAGTTAAGAGAATTATCCGATCAGAGTTTTTTGAAGAGATTGGAAATAACTTATATGATGCTCAACTAATTCTGCGAAAAATTAATTCTCAAAACCAGCGTCAACGGACTCAGTTAGACACAGAATTTATTGCTTCTCGTACTCCTCTAGAAAAAGTGATTGCTTCTCTATTCGCAGAAGTCCTTAAACTTGACAGAGTGGGGAGAGATGACGATTTTTTTGAGCTTGGTGGTGATTCAATTCGGGGAGCAATTCTAATTAATAAACTGCAAGCACAACTAAACGAAATTATTCACTTTATTGTTTTATTTGACAGAAAGACTGTTAAGGAATTAGCCAGATATATAGAGGAACATTATCCAAAAGCAGTTACCAAAATACTAGGTAAAGAAAGAACCGAAATTAACAACCTACCACAAGAGCGCATTGCTGAAGCTAAAGTGTTACAAATGCGCTCCCTAATTCCTGCTCTTAGCAGCCCAATAGATGATGACAATAGCAAAAATCCACCAGCTATATTTATCCTTTCTCCTTATCGTAGCGGTTCCACCTTACTCCGCGTTATCTTAGGAGGAAATCCACAGCTTTTTGCACCTCCAGAATTGGAACTACTAGGGTTTAATACCCTTGGGGAAAGAAAGGCGAAATTTTCTGGCCGTTACAACTTCTGGATGGAAGGAACAATTCGCACCATCATGGAAATTAAGGGGTGTAATGCTGAAAAAGCGATCGCAATTATGGAAGAATTAGAAGAGAAAAATCTGACTAGCAAACAGTTTTACCGTCTTCTACAGGGATGGTTGGGAGATAAAATCTTAGTGGATAAAACTCCATCCTATTCTCTAGATTTAGAAACTCTAAAACGAGCAGAAATAAATTTTGATAACCCTCTATATATTCATCTGGTGCGTCATCCTTTAGGAATGATTAACTCTTATGAAGAAGCTAAAATTGAGCAAATATTTCCCTATCAAAATCCTTTCAATAATCGAGAACTTGCCGAACTCGTTTGGCTGATTAGCCATCAAAATATCTGCGAATTTTTACAACAAGTTTCTCCCCAACGTCAGTATCAAGTTAAATTTGAAGACATCGTTAAGCAGCCACAAAAAACCCTAGAGAGTTTATGTCAGTTTTTAGGAGTAGAATTTAATCCTGATATGCTGCAACCCTACCAAGAGAAAAAGCAGCGCATGACTGACGGTATTTATGCCGAATCTAGAATGCTAGGAGATGTAAAATTTCATCAACATCAAAGCATTAATCCTAACACCATTGAGCAATGGAAAGATTACTACAACACTGACTTTTTAGGTAATGTAACTTGGCAACTAGCAGAGTCTTTTGGCTATCCGAAAAATAACAATAATATCCCCCAAATTAGTCGAGAAAATCCCGCCGAACCTCAGACTTTTCCAGTTTCTTTTGCTCAACAGAGACTATGGATTTTAGCGCAATTAGAACCAGACAGCCCTTTTTACAATATGTTTAAAGCGGTTCATCTTCAGGGACGTATAAATATAGAAATTTTAGAACGCAGCCTCAACGAAATTGTCCATCGTCACGAAATTCTACGCACTAATTTTAAGGAAGTAACAGAAACTCCAGTACAGGTAATTGCTCCCCGCGCAACTCTGAAAATTTCGGTTGTGGACCTACAAGGATTATCAGGACAAGAACAGTCACAACAATTACAACTTTTAGCAACTGAGGATCAATTACAACCTTTTGACCTGACTACGGGAATATTGCTAAGAGTCACCTTAGTGCAACTTAAATCAGAATCATCAGCTTTGTTATTGACCATGCACCACATTATTAGTGATGGTTGGTCAATGGGAGTATTGCTCAAAGAATTGTCAAGTTTATATCAAGGATTTTTGCTTGATGATGGTTCTGTTCTCTCAGAATTGCCGATTCAATATGCCGATTTTACAATTTGGCAACGGCAATGGTTACAAGGAGAAACTCAAGGTTTTATCACCATCCAAAACCAAATTAATTACTGGAAACAACAGTTAGCCGCAGCCCCTCCTTTGCTAGAATTACCTACGGACAGACCCCGTCCCTCTGTGCAAACTTTCCGAGGTGGATGTTTTTCCTTCCAGTTAGATGCCAAACTGACAGCATCTCTAAAAGAACTCAGCCACAAATCAGCAACTACCCTATTTATGACGTTGATGGCGGCTTATGTTACTCTATTATTCCGCTATAGTGGTCAAGATGATATTCTGGTAGGAACACCGATTGCTAATCGCAACTATCAAGAATTAGAAGGATTAATTGGCTTTTTTGTCAATACCCTAGTGATGCGAACTCGCTTAGAAGGTAATCCCAGTTTTGAAGAATTATTAAGACAAGTGCGTTCTGTTTGTACGAATGCTTATGCTAACCAAGACGTTCCTTTTGAGCAGATTATCGAAACTTTGCAAATAGAGCGCAGTCTTAGTCACAGTCCTTTGTTTCAGGTGATGTTTGTTTTACAAAATGTGGCAATGGAGGAATTAGAAAATCCTGAGTTAAAAATATCGCATCTACCTCTAGATAATGTTAACGCCAAGTTTGATATCACCTTACAAATGTGGGAAACAAATACAGAAGAAGGCAACTCTCTCCAAGGATTTTGGCAATATAATACAGATTTATTTGATCAAAACACAATTGCTCGCATGACTGGTCATTTTCAGACATTATTAGAGACAATTGTTACTAATCCGCAAGAGTCGGTAGGAACCTTGCCATTACTAACAAAAAAAGAGCGTTATCAACTGTTATTAGAATGGAATAATACTGATACACCATACAGTTATACTCAGTGTATTCATCAGTTATTTGAAGAGCAGGTAAAACGGACTCCTGATGCTGTAGCTGTAGTATTTAAAGGTGAAAAATTAACCTATAATGAGTTAAATCATCGAGCTAATCAGTTAGCGCATTATTTGCAATCTTTGGGAGTAAAACCTGATCAATTAGTGGGGATTTGTCTTGAGCGTTCTTTAGAGATGATTGTGGGGTTATTGGGGATATTAAAAGCGGGTGCTGCTTATGTTCCTCTTGACCCAGAATATCCGATTGAACGGTTAAGCTTCATGTTAGAAGATGCTCAATTATCAGTGCTGTTAACGCAACAAAAGCTAGGAGAAACTCTACCTCAACATCAAGCGCAGATTATTTATTTAGATACCGACTGGGAAAAAATTGCCGAAAACAGCCATTCCAATCTAGAAAACAGGGTCACTCCAGATAACTTAGCTTATGTTATTTACACTTCCGGTTCCACAGGTAAACCGAAAGGGGTGTTAGTCAATCACTCCAATGTCGTGCGATTATTTGCCGCTACAGATGCTTGGTATAATTTTAGTAGTCAAGATGTCTGGACTCTATTTCATTCCTACGCTTTTGACTTTTCGGTGTGGGAAATGTGGGGAGCTTTGTTATATGGTGGACGCTTGGTAGTTGTCCCCTACTTAATAACTCGTTCCCCCGAAGCATTTTATCAGCTATTATGTCAAGAAAAAGTAACAATTCTTAATCAAACTCCTACCGCTTTCCGTCAGTTAATTCAAGCTGAAGAATCCTTAAAAGGAAGTTTTCCCCCCTTATCAAGGGGGGTTAGGGGGGATCGTTCATCGACAACAGATAACGATTTAAGCTTACGTTTAGTTATTTTTGGAGGAGAAGCTTTAGAAATTAACAGCTTACAACCTTGGTTTCAGCGCCATGGCGACCAATGCCCCCAATTAGTTAATATGTACGGAATTACAGAAACTACCGTTCATGTCACCTATCGACCATTAAGTATGACCGACTTGGATAGTACAGCTAGTGTGATTGGTCGTCCCATTCCCGACTTACAAGTATATTTACTAGACCAACATTTACAACTTGTACCGGTTGGTGTACCTGGGGAGATGTATGTGGGGGGTGCAGGAGTAACAAAAGGTTATCTCAATCGTCCTGAATTAACAACAGAAAGGTTTATTTCTAGTCCTTTTGAGAAGGATGAAGTGATCCCCCCAACCCCCCTTAATAAGGGGGGCAATGAGCCGTCAAAATTATATAAAACGGGAGATTTAGCCCGTTATTTACCTAAGGGAGAATTAGAATATTTAGGACGCATTGATAATCAAGTTAAGATTCGGGGTTTTCGGATTGAGTTGGGGGAAATCGAAGCATTATTAGCATCTCATCCCCAGATTTGGGAAACAGTAGTAATAGTGAGGGATGATACAACAGGAGATAAGCGTCTTGTGGCCTACATTGTGCCACAATCGGAAAAAATAATTACCATTAACGAAATACGGCAATTTCTGAAAGCTAAATTACCCAGTTACATGATACCTAATGCTTTCGTTATTTTAGATGCCTTACCCCTTACTGCTAATGGAAAAATAGATCGTCGAGCTTTACCACCACCAGAATCTAGTAGTGAACCATCAGAAAAATATGTTGCTCCGCGTAACCCGATCGAGGATATATTAGTAACTGTTTGGTCAGAAGTGCTAAAAGTCGAGAAAGTGGGTATAAATGATAACTTCTTTGAGTTGGGAGGACATTCCCTACTAGCCACTAAATTAGTAGCACAGATACGCAATCGCTTGAAAGTTGAACTTCCCTTACGTCAGTTATTCAACTCGGCCACACTAGCAGAATTAGCCCAAGGGATTGAACAGTTAAAACAGGAAAAATCCGCTCCCATCGTTCCAGCCATTTTACCAAGAAAAAGAAAATGA